In Humulus lupulus chromosome 7, drHumLupu1.1, whole genome shotgun sequence, the following are encoded in one genomic region:
- the LOC133791290 gene encoding putative UPF0481 protein At3g02645 — translation MRDFPSNKIKDLASENEDWCQQNESVMATKSKYFVDTISVIFNKDDLDIPVSIFKVPTSLTRLNPEAYVPKLVGLGAIHHLRPEHGQMQMSKAMKAKRIHQKFQDLDFHKLIELLQEMVVPSVRASYNMYLEIADDALACIMAIDGLFLFDLLCCYGIKKEDYLYSRFLSHVMDYSGRRLAKDRTLREVMMLENQIPFSVLRTILFIESSKFEMVSEVLPKVLVGFCQYVSPFDIVADYPSYKTLNHAHLLDLLYHLIMLNASPGNNLREEKKELQSLIELFEKVNKIQVPKTDISISTEEENKNKTLWAMPGESACELLMPSVSSIAISSKLSEQSFNMLQNLKTKPSFQEPRSYIKPGVKFVPAHIKSIKFDSKSISFHLPSIKLSGNSEVIIKNLVAYEALRYYETEPLVLTKYVEIMSHLIRTYEDVKVLKDNGIIEMDQSISEKQVAKVLSGMTKSIQSTNTESINKDIEGVKSYYNGLWKVSARRFIKKGRWIAGQWCKILAVVLLLLLAGFQAFCSVYECSRLSFDSSYSQLSQQGLGVVSMRSSE, via the exons ATGAG GGATTTTCCATCTAACAAGATAAAAGATTTGGCTTCTGAAAATGAAG ACTGGTGTCAACAAAATGAGTCAGTCATGGCTACAAAATCTAAATATTTTGTGGATACCATCTCTGTAATCTTCAACAAAGATGATCTAGATATTCCCGTTAGCATCTTCAAAGTGCCCACCTCTCTAACTCGACTCAACCCTGAAGCTTATGTACCAAAACTGGTGGGGTTGGGTGCCATCCATCACTTGAGGCCTGAGCATGGACAGATGCAAATGTCCAAGGCCATGAAGGCCAAGAGAATCCATCAGAAATTTCAAGACCTCGATTTTCATAAGCTTATTGAGCTTCTTCAGGAGATGGTAGTTCCCTCTGTACGAGCTTCTTATAACATGTACTTGGAGATAGCTGACGATGCTCTTGCTTGTATAATGGCCATAGATGGTTTGTTTCTGTTTGATTTACTTTGCTGTTATGGAATCAAGAAAGAAGATTATTTATACTCAAGATTTTTGAGTCATGTGATGGATTATTCTGGGAGGAGATTGGCCAAAGATAGGACACTGAGAGAAGTTATGATGCTTGAGAATCAAATTCCTTTCTCTGTGTTGAGGACTATCTTGTTCATAGAATCGTCAAAATTTGAAATGGTGAGTGAAGTTTTGCCAAAAGTCTTGGTGGGTTTTTGCCAATATGTCTCACCATTTGACATAGTGGCTGATTACCCATCTTACAAGACTCTAAACCATGCCCATTTGTTGGATCTTCTTTACCATTTGATCATGCTCAATGCCTCTCCTGGAAATAAtcttagagaagaaaagaaggagCTTCAGTCGTTGATAGAACTCTTTGAGAAAGTGAATAAAATCCAAGTTCCAAAAACTGACATCAGCATCAGTAcagaagaagaaaataaaaacaaaactttATGGGCAATGCCAGGGGAGTCTGCATGTGAACTGTTAATGCCTTCTGTATCTTCAATTGCAATATCTAGCAAACTTTCCGAACAGAGCTTCAACATGTTACAAAATCTA AAGACGAAACCTTCATTCCAAGAGCCTCGAAGCTACATAAAGCCGGGAGTAAAATTTGTACCAGCTCACATTAAAAGCATCAAATTTGACTCAAAAAGCATCTCCTTTCACCTACCCTCAATCAAACTAAGTGGAAATTCAGAGGTTATTATCAAGAACTTGGTTGCATACGAGGCTTTGAGGTATTATGAGACAGAACCGCTGGTTCTAACAAAGTATGTGGAAATTATGAGTCATCTTATAAGGACTTATGAAGATGTTAAAGTGCTTAAGGATAATGGGATTATAGAAATGGATCAGTCCATCAGTGAGAAACAAGTGGCGAAAGTGCTCAGTGGGATGACAAAGTCCATACAGTCAACGAATACCGAGAGCATAAACAAAGATATTGAAGGCGTGAAGAGTTACTACAATGGTTTATGGAAGGTATCAGCTAGGAGATTCATCAAAAAGGGGCGGTGGATTGCCGGACAATGGTGCAAAATCTTGGCTGTTGTGTTGTTGCTATTGCTGGCAGGGTTTCAAGCATTTTGCTCAGTCTATGAATGTAGTCGTCTGTCATTTGACAGCAGCTACTCTCAGCTATCGCAGCAAGGCTTGGGAGTAGTTTCCATGAGGTCTTCTGAGTAG